A portion of the Methylobacterium nodulans ORS 2060 genome contains these proteins:
- a CDS encoding bifunctional allantoicase/(S)-ureidoglycine aminohydrolase, producing MTVRTYFASLGGLPPQTQLLTDRATFTEAYAVIPKGVYSDIVTSYLPFWEKTRCWVIARPLSGFSETFSQYVMEVSPGGGSDKPELDVGAEGVLFVVDGELTVTLGGKDNLLAPGGYAYIPPASDWQVRNQSGQKVRFHWIRKAYDYVAGIPAPDPIFANELDIVPNPMPDTEGKWATTRFVDPSDMRHDMHVTIVTLQPGAVIPFAETHVMEHGLYVLEGKAVYRLNQDWVEVEAGDFMWLRAFCPQACYAGGPGNFRYLLYKDVNRHMKLGGELRR from the coding sequence ATGACAGTCCGAACCTATTTTGCCTCGCTTGGAGGACTGCCTCCCCAGACGCAGCTTCTGACCGACCGAGCCACGTTCACGGAGGCCTATGCCGTCATCCCCAAAGGGGTCTATAGCGACATTGTCACCAGCTATCTGCCATTTTGGGAAAAAACACGCTGCTGGGTCATCGCGCGTCCACTCTCCGGCTTTTCGGAGACCTTCTCCCAATACGTCATGGAAGTGTCTCCCGGCGGCGGCAGCGACAAACCGGAACTGGATGTCGGTGCCGAGGGTGTCCTGTTCGTAGTGGACGGAGAGCTCACCGTTACTCTCGGTGGTAAAGACAATTTACTAGCGCCGGGGGGCTATGCCTACATACCTCCGGCCAGCGATTGGCAAGTGCGCAACCAGAGTGGCCAAAAGGTGCGGTTCCACTGGATCCGCAAAGCCTATGACTATGTCGCCGGCATTCCTGCGCCCGACCCGATTTTCGCGAACGAGCTCGACATCGTGCCGAATCCGATGCCTGACACGGAGGGCAAATGGGCAACCACCCGGTTTGTCGATCCCTCGGACATGCGCCATGACATGCACGTCACCATCGTGACGCTCCAGCCGGGAGCCGTCATCCCCTTCGCCGAAACGCATGTGATGGAACACGGGCTCTACGTCCTGGAAGGCAAGGCCGTCTATCGGCTTAACCAGGACTGGGTCGAGGTCGAAGCCGGTGACTTCATGTGGCTCCGCGCTTTCTGTCCGCAAGCCTGTTACGCTGGCGGCCCGGGCAATTTTCGATATCTGCTTTATAAGGATGTCAACCGGCACATGAAGCTCGGCGGTGAGTTGCGGCGATGA
- a CDS encoding ureidoglycolate lyase — protein MNTIVAQPLTREAFSPYGEVIDTEGADHFPINNGRCERYHALARTDAIGPGARVIISIFKGAPYTLPLKLHMVERHPLGSQAFIPLSPRPFLVVVARDDGNRPGRPQAFLTRPGQGVNYPPNVWHGVLTPIGEPQDFLVVDRAGDGNNLEEFFFPEPYEICLP, from the coding sequence ATGAACACGATCGTCGCGCAGCCCCTGACCCGGGAGGCCTTCTCCCCTTACGGGGAGGTGATCGATACAGAAGGTGCCGACCACTTCCCGATCAATAACGGACGCTGCGAGCGCTATCACGCCCTGGCCCGCACGGACGCGATCGGTCCGGGCGCCCGTGTAATCATCAGCATCTTCAAGGGGGCACCCTATACCCTGCCCTTGAAGCTGCATATGGTCGAACGCCATCCTCTTGGCAGCCAGGCATTCATCCCGCTATCGCCCCGTCCGTTCCTGGTCGTCGTCGCGCGTGATGATGGAAATCGCCCTGGCAGGCCTCAGGCGTTTCTTACGAGACCAGGGCAGGGAGTGAACTATCCGCCCAATGTGTGGCACGGCGTGCTGACGCCAATTGGCGAACCACAGGACTTTCTCGTCGTCGACCGGGCGGGAGACGGCAACAATCTCGAAGAGTTCTTCTTCCCTGAGCCGTATGAAATATGCTTGCCCTGA
- a CDS encoding DDE-type integrase/transposase/recombinase codes for MAEGRSRAGGFTLSCRDVEELLAERGISVAYESVRCWVMTFAPAFARNLRRLRPRPASTWHLGDGGLGPGPALSLWRAVDAEGEVLDLLVQSKRGKKAALKLLRKLIKKQASPQRSW; via the coding sequence GTGGCCGAAGGCCGGAGTAGGGCAGGGGGCTTCACGCTCAGCTGCCGCGATGTCGAGGAACTCCTGGCCGAGCGCGGCATCAGCGTGGCCTACGAAAGTGTCCGGTGCTGGGTCATGACGTTCGCGCCTGCCTTTGCCCGCAACTTACGGCGGTTGAGGCCGCGGCCTGCGAGCACATGGCATTTGGGAGATGGTGGTCTCGGTCCAGGGCCGGCCCTATCTCTGTGGCGGGCCGTGGATGCGGAAGGCGAGGTGCTCGATCTCCTGGTTCAGTCCAAGCGCGGCAAGAAGGCGGCCCTGAAGCTGCTTCGCAAGCTGATCAAGAAACAGGCTTCGCCCCAGAGAAGCTGGTAA
- a CDS encoding MFS transporter, whose translation MATTTTPSIVAEPPAVAEPHRMRRIAIASVIGTTVEWYDLFVFATASALVFNKVFFPSFDPLVGTLLAFGTFASAYLARIVGAALFGHFGDRLGRKSMLLFSLVLMGVATFAIGLLPNYAAIGIWAPILLLSLRVVQGLALGGEWGGAVLMAVEHAPRHQRGLYGSWVQIGVPAGTLLANLVFLLINAVLPAEDMLAWGWRIPFLASILLVLVGGYIRLNVSETPSFAKVKRASEQVKVPFAELMRKSWKTVVLGGVATMSTGSSFNLIVAFGLSYGTQNLGFTRNTMLAIVLLSCAACVALLPFFGWLSDRWGRRPVIVGGILAEALVAFPLFWLMDTKTFAGALAGYLLMMMAFAANYGPIATFLAELFGTRVRYSGLSIAYMLSGVLGSAATPFVTTWLLAATGQGSSVAWYMIGSAVLSAGALMLLVETVRRDLTDAS comes from the coding sequence ATGGCCACCACAACCACCCCCTCGATCGTGGCCGAGCCGCCGGCGGTGGCAGAGCCGCACCGGATGCGGCGCATCGCGATTGCCAGCGTGATCGGCACCACGGTCGAGTGGTACGATCTCTTCGTCTTCGCCACCGCCTCGGCGCTGGTGTTCAACAAGGTGTTCTTCCCGAGCTTCGATCCGCTGGTCGGCACGCTGCTCGCCTTCGGCACCTTCGCGTCGGCCTATCTGGCGCGCATCGTCGGGGCAGCCCTGTTCGGCCATTTCGGCGACCGGCTCGGCCGCAAGTCGATGCTGCTGTTCTCTCTCGTGCTGATGGGGGTTGCGACCTTCGCGATCGGCCTGTTGCCGAACTATGCCGCGATCGGCATCTGGGCCCCGATCCTGCTGCTGTCCTTACGCGTGGTGCAGGGGCTGGCGCTCGGCGGCGAGTGGGGCGGCGCGGTCCTGATGGCGGTCGAGCATGCGCCGCGCCACCAGCGCGGCCTCTACGGCTCCTGGGTCCAGATCGGCGTGCCGGCCGGGACGCTGCTCGCCAACCTGGTCTTCCTCCTCATCAACGCGGTCCTGCCCGCCGAGGACATGCTCGCCTGGGGCTGGCGCATCCCGTTCCTCGCCAGCATCCTGCTCGTCCTGGTCGGCGGCTATATCCGCCTCAACGTCTCCGAGACGCCGTCCTTCGCCAAGGTCAAGCGGGCCTCCGAACAGGTGAAGGTGCCGTTCGCCGAGCTGATGCGGAAGTCCTGGAAGACGGTTGTGCTTGGCGGCGTCGCCACGATGTCGACCGGCTCCTCCTTCAACCTGATCGTCGCCTTCGGCCTCAGCTACGGCACGCAGAACCTCGGCTTCACCCGCAACACCATGCTGGCGATCGTGCTGTTGTCCTGCGCGGCCTGCGTGGCGCTGCTGCCGTTCTTCGGCTGGCTGTCCGACCGCTGGGGCCGCCGCCCGGTCATCGTCGGCGGCATCCTCGCCGAGGCCCTGGTCGCCTTCCCGCTGTTCTGGCTGATGGACACCAAGACCTTCGCCGGTGCGCTGGCCGGCTACCTCCTGATGATGATGGCCTTCGCGGCGAATTACGGACCGATCGCGACCTTCCTGGCCGAGCTGTTCGGCACCCGGGTGCGCTACTCGGGTCTTTCGATCGCCTACATGCTGTCCGGCGTGCTCGGCAGCGCCGCCACCCCCTTCGTGACGACCTGGCTCCTTGCCGCGACCGGCCAGGGCTCCTCGGTCGCCTGGTACATGATCGGCTCGGCGGTTCTGTCGGCTGGGGCGCTGATGCTCCTCGTCGAGACGGTGCGGCGCGACCTCACGGACGCATCCTGA
- the groES gene encoding co-chaperone GroES has protein sequence MTFRPLHDRVVVRRIEAEEKTKGGIIIPDTAKEKPQEGEIVAVGPGARDETGKLVPLDVKTGDRVLFGKWSGTEVRIDGQDLLIMKESDIMGVLA, from the coding sequence ATGACTTTTCGTCCGCTGCACGACCGTGTCGTCGTCCGCCGCATCGAGGCGGAGGAGAAGACCAAGGGCGGCATCATCATCCCGGACACCGCCAAGGAGAAGCCGCAGGAGGGCGAGATCGTCGCCGTCGGCCCGGGCGCCCGCGACGAAACCGGCAAGCTCGTCCCCCTCGACGTCAAGACCGGCGACCGCGTGCTGTTCGGCAAGTGGTCCGGCACCGAGGTCCGCATCGACGGTCAGGACCTGCTGATCATGAAAGAATCCGACATCATGGGCGTCCTCGCCTGA
- a CDS encoding glycosyltransferase, which produces MRGNQFHSEGFDHKFYREFYRDLSGMHDPRLLAKHYAEHGRTEGRFPNEAAMRDALARLPADFNPEGYRRHNPNLGDLSDDAARIHYATIGRLEGFAYRSDQIPGFDPDHFREIHPAFASADDATCQAAWQAEGGPNGPPGTQVEHLRRLDLPLRTYPAAFPWRFYTRLYPRAAAHRWAALAHFLREGFAEVGTQIPYGEDAPSFLIALGDHFAHRNDPAAVQAYELAVALGATPTVAHQKRLAEAYGRVGAWSAALDLYAHLFASGICEEAIMRCFVSAAAARQDWPRLFTLLPQALAQTGVMGDTIAREATETYFAHRSRTARALYADHRRAEGDAVLAEAVERVADLMTACGSSRARTAPERPMIAILADRLPDRARHRLDQRVALLGRIGFEARIFDLGTVRAFEEAVPAATAAILVRTPAWPTVVQALVCAKRAGVPTLYETDELIVDPRFAPPPLEAFAGRIGERVHQDLVFGVALYRAAAKLCDFGLAPNRVLAAHLDGIVARGRSFIVRDAIVPEARSPGVGEQVRLFLHAPQLQDVRATEAAGAALLEAFRREPRIALTTAGFVTLDEAFAPFADRISQHGPVPDWEEALRGSDLNLVLADEGEAAACVAVTGWLAAARFGIPTLASATRAYCEDLEDGVDVRLASKEAEWRAALSALIAEPNLRQALGTAAARSAGSRYTENAAAEDCRAMIKHVGKLRQQ; this is translated from the coding sequence ATGCGCGGCAACCAGTTCCATAGCGAAGGTTTCGACCATAAGTTTTATCGTGAATTTTACCGTGATCTGAGTGGAATGCACGATCCGCGCTTGCTTGCGAAGCACTATGCTGAACACGGCCGGACAGAGGGACGATTTCCCAATGAGGCAGCGATGCGCGACGCTCTGGCGCGCCTGCCGGCGGACTTCAATCCGGAAGGGTATCGTCGCCACAATCCTAATCTCGGTGATCTCTCGGACGATGCGGCGCGCATCCATTATGCCACGATCGGGCGGCTTGAAGGCTTTGCCTATCGGTCGGATCAGATTCCGGGTTTCGATCCCGACCACTTCCGCGAGATCCATCCTGCATTCGCCAGCGCAGACGACGCCACCTGCCAGGCCGCTTGGCAGGCAGAGGGCGGACCGAACGGTCCACCTGGCACACAGGTCGAGCATCTCAGGCGCCTCGACCTGCCCCTCAGAACCTATCCTGCCGCTTTCCCGTGGCGATTCTATACCCGCCTCTATCCCCGCGCTGCCGCTCACCGCTGGGCAGCCCTCGCCCACTTCCTGCGCGAGGGCTTCGCCGAGGTCGGCACTCAGATCCCCTACGGCGAGGATGCACCGTCATTCCTGATCGCTCTGGGCGACCATTTCGCTCATCGGAATGATCCCGCAGCGGTCCAGGCCTACGAACTCGCTGTCGCGCTTGGGGCTACGCCCACGGTGGCGCACCAGAAGCGGTTAGCTGAGGCCTACGGTCGAGTTGGTGCCTGGAGCGCGGCTCTCGACCTCTACGCGCATCTGTTCGCAAGCGGGATATGCGAAGAGGCCATCATGCGCTGTTTCGTGAGCGCAGCCGCGGCGCGCCAGGATTGGCCGCGTCTTTTCACGCTCCTGCCCCAGGCACTCGCCCAGACGGGCGTAATGGGCGACACGATCGCCCGCGAGGCCACTGAAACCTACTTCGCTCATCGCAGCCGTACCGCGCGGGCTCTCTACGCGGATCATCGCCGGGCGGAGGGTGACGCCGTGCTGGCCGAGGCTGTCGAGCGAGTAGCAGACTTGATGACTGCGTGCGGGTCATCTCGTGCACGGACCGCGCCAGAGCGGCCAATGATCGCGATCCTGGCGGATAGGCTTCCGGATCGGGCGCGTCATCGCCTCGATCAGCGCGTCGCACTCCTCGGCCGGATCGGTTTCGAAGCGCGTATCTTCGACCTCGGTACGGTTCGTGCCTTCGAGGAGGCGGTGCCCGCGGCCACGGCAGCGATCCTGGTGCGGACGCCCGCATGGCCCACGGTCGTGCAGGCCCTCGTGTGTGCCAAACGCGCGGGTGTCCCGACCCTCTACGAAACCGACGAGCTGATCGTCGATCCGCGCTTCGCCCCGCCGCCGCTAGAGGCCTTCGCCGGCCGGATCGGCGAACGGGTGCATCAGGATCTCGTGTTCGGGGTGGCCCTCTACCGCGCCGCCGCCAAGCTCTGCGACTTCGGTCTTGCGCCAAACCGGGTGCTTGCTGCGCACCTGGACGGGATTGTCGCAAGGGGCCGCAGCTTCATCGTTCGGGACGCGATAGTGCCGGAGGCGCGGTCGCCTGGAGTGGGGGAGCAGGTCCGCCTGTTTCTGCACGCGCCGCAGTTGCAGGACGTGCGGGCGACGGAGGCCGCGGGTGCGGCGCTGCTGGAGGCATTCCGGCGGGAGCCGCGGATTGCGTTGACCACGGCCGGCTTCGTCACGCTGGACGAGGCGTTCGCGCCCTTCGCAGATCGGATCAGCCAGCACGGTCCCGTGCCGGACTGGGAGGAGGCACTCCGGGGCAGTGACCTGAACCTCGTGCTGGCGGACGAGGGTGAGGCAGCGGCGTGCGTAGCAGTGACGGGCTGGCTCGCGGCGGCGCGCTTCGGAATTCCGACCCTGGCGAGCGCGACCCGCGCCTATTGCGAAGACTTGGAGGACGGGGTTGATGTCCGACTCGCCAGCAAGGAGGCGGAGTGGCGGGCCGCTCTCTCGGCGCTCATTGCTGAGCCCAATCTGCGTCAGGCGCTCGGTACAGCGGCTGCACGAAGCGCGGGGAGCAGGTATACGGAGAATGCGGCCGCTGAGGATTGCCGTGCGATGATCAAACACGTCGGGAAGCTGCGGCAGCAATGA
- a CDS encoding ribosome modulation factor has translation MAMSGSDSKKPTSDPVSEGVRAHQRGKPRDACPYPAKSEQRQQWLEGYDGRPRNSPPDLPIERS, from the coding sequence ATGGCGATGAGCGGTTCGGATTCAAAGAAGCCGACGAGTGACCCGGTATCGGAGGGAGTACGCGCTCATCAGCGCGGCAAGCCACGAGACGCTTGCCCATACCCGGCCAAATCAGAGCAGCGTCAGCAGTGGCTTGAGGGCTATGATGGTCGACCGCGCAACTCGCCACCGGACTTGCCGATAGAGCGTAGCTGA
- a CDS encoding DUF736 domain-containing protein, which yields MTRRHDYLNLKLDDPTFTAPIGRSRPSSWLAARAGG from the coding sequence GTGACTCGGCGTCACGATTACCTCAACCTCAAGCTCGACGATCCGACCTTCACCGCCCCGATCGGGCGCAGCAGACCCTCCTCGTGGCTCGCGGCGAGGGCCGGCGGGTAG
- a CDS encoding MucR family transcriptional regulator, with protein sequence MNDKADVSTSQPGADTIELVAAIISAYVSNNIVPPADLPALIATAGQTLGELGKPSAPAAEETPKLTAAQIRKSVTPDHIISFIDGKPYKAMKRHLTKNGLTPAEYRQTYGLPGDYPIVAPNYAAQRSELAKSLGLGQLRRKMAEKRAADEAKGSAPAGSKKGRGRPRRAAASE encoded by the coding sequence ATGAACGACAAAGCAGATGTTAGCACATCGCAGCCAGGGGCAGATACAATCGAACTGGTCGCCGCGATCATTTCCGCTTACGTGTCGAATAACATCGTGCCTCCGGCTGACCTGCCGGCCCTGATCGCGACTGCGGGCCAGACGCTTGGTGAGTTGGGCAAACCCTCCGCGCCTGCTGCGGAAGAGACGCCGAAGCTGACTGCCGCTCAGATCCGGAAGTCCGTCACACCAGACCACATCATCAGCTTCATCGATGGTAAGCCTTACAAGGCGATGAAGCGGCACCTGACCAAGAATGGTCTGACTCCGGCCGAGTACCGCCAGACGTATGGCTTGCCGGGTGACTATCCGATTGTGGCGCCAAACTATGCGGCTCAGCGCTCGGAACTCGCCAAGAGCCTGGGCCTCGGCCAGTTGCGCCGGAAGATGGCCGAGAAGCGAGCGGCAGACGAAGCTAAGGGGAGCGCACCCGCTGGCTCAAAGAAAGGACGTGGGCGTCCTCGCAGGGCTGCCGCCTCAGAGTAA
- a CDS encoding C13 family peptidase, with protein MDPDNGTLVVVLTSHGTPEGLAIVAGTTSDTLTPPDLRRMLDASGAKYRIVIISACYSGVFVPALADPRTLVITAAAADRPSFGCQDGARWTYFGDAFFNRSLRRAPDLETAFEGARRLVTARERRDGFEPSRPQLAGGSEVLALLARHNRPARSGFVR; from the coding sequence ATGGATCCGGATAATGGCACTCTCGTGGTGGTCTTGACCTCACACGGCACTCCCGAAGGTCTCGCCATTGTGGCGGGAACCACTAGCGACACCCTCACACCACCGGATCTACGCAGAATGCTCGACGCGAGCGGGGCGAAGTACCGCATCGTGATTATTTCGGCCTGCTACTCGGGCGTATTCGTGCCCGCGCTCGCCGATCCTCGAACGCTTGTGATCACGGCCGCTGCTGCCGATCGCCCATCGTTCGGCTGCCAGGATGGTGCGAGGTGGACCTATTTTGGGGACGCCTTCTTTAATCGGTCTCTGCGCAGGGCTCCAGACTTGGAGACCGCCTTCGAGGGCGCGCGGCGGCTCGTGACTGCGCGGGAGAGGCGCGACGGGTTTGAGCCGTCACGCCCACAGTTGGCTGGGGGATCTGAAGTGCTGGCCCTGCTTGCCCGCCACAACCGGCCCGCTCGCTCAGGATTTGTCCGGTGA
- a CDS encoding RidA family protein → MREILEIPVISEAIRGLGAPTSALVRAGDLLFTCGMPPIDTRTGRIVTGPIEAQTRASLDALRVTLDHAGSSLAKVVKATVYVTDPVLMGGVNTVYQEFFPDGWPARTFAAIKPWPLPFDIEIECVACL, encoded by the coding sequence ATGAGGGAGATCTTGGAAATTCCGGTGATCTCCGAGGCGATCCGGGGCCTTGGGGCGCCGACCTCGGCCCTCGTGCGGGCAGGCGACCTCCTGTTCACCTGTGGGATGCCGCCGATCGACACCCGTACCGGCCGGATCGTGACCGGGCCGATCGAAGCCCAGACCCGCGCCTCGCTCGACGCCTTGCGCGTCACCCTCGACCATGCCGGGTCGTCGCTCGCGAAGGTCGTCAAGGCCACAGTCTACGTCACCGATCCGGTACTGATGGGTGGGGTGAACACCGTCTACCAGGAGTTCTTCCCGGACGGATGGCCGGCGCGTACCTTCGCGGCGATCAAACCGTGGCCCCTGCCGTTCGACATCGAAATCGAGTGCGTCGCCTGCCTCTGA
- a CDS encoding class I SAM-dependent methyltransferase, translated as MDVLFERLISAAAATSRTLALDGSFFREIGPVVDGDSLEARSAEDLLAAAYRPGSRLLDFGCGAMHGRSFIESLGYTWQGVDYLDGVSPLVRDEVARLGEAVQLYDGRVLPFADGEFDVVWAMVSLHHVQHIDISFKEISRVLRPGGKLIGQVAYLEQMQDFGTFNFTPYGLKVAAQNAGLRLARIDPKHDAFVFLLRRLIVTLTASDETPLNRMMGPEGFVHRTLIEAGRRLGLDIRTTNLLRLLFCTHFVFEIEKTADGSVSSSGFGSAGVG; from the coding sequence GTGGACGTTCTGTTCGAACGCCTGATTTCCGCGGCCGCTGCGACGTCGCGGACACTCGCCCTGGATGGATCCTTCTTCCGCGAGATCGGCCCCGTGGTGGACGGCGACAGCTTGGAGGCCCGCTCAGCCGAGGACCTGCTCGCCGCCGCTTACCGCCCCGGTTCGCGGCTCCTCGACTTCGGCTGCGGAGCGATGCACGGCCGGTCCTTCATCGAGTCGCTCGGCTACACGTGGCAGGGAGTGGACTACCTCGACGGTGTCTCGCCGCTGGTCCGGGATGAAGTGGCGCGTCTCGGCGAGGCCGTGCAGCTCTATGATGGGCGGGTGCTGCCCTTCGCCGACGGCGAATTCGACGTCGTCTGGGCCATGGTATCGCTCCACCACGTCCAGCACATCGACATCAGCTTCAAAGAGATCTCCCGCGTGCTCCGGCCCGGCGGCAAGCTGATCGGACAGGTCGCCTACCTGGAGCAGATGCAGGATTTCGGCACCTTCAACTTCACGCCCTACGGCCTGAAGGTGGCGGCGCAAAATGCAGGCCTGCGCCTCGCTCGCATCGACCCGAAGCACGACGCGTTCGTGTTCCTGTTGCGGCGCCTGATCGTGACGCTCACGGCCAGCGACGAGACCCCGCTCAATCGCATGATGGGACCGGAAGGATTCGTTCATCGCACCCTGATCGAGGCCGGGCGGCGCCTCGGCCTCGATATCCGGACGACCAACCTGCTTCGGCTGCTGTTCTGCACGCATTTCGTGTTCGAGATTGAGAAGACAGCGGATGGAAGCGTGAGCAGCAGCGGTTTCGGATCGGCCGGAGTGGGATGA
- a CDS encoding RraA family protein translates to MTLDRTGTSEAMHRLAAVETATIGHVLSHGFMDPAIQGLGGEARICGPAVTVALPPEGGAALAWAVSTARRGDVLVVDRQGDACHACWGAVMTEAALAVGLAGIVIDGPVTDAAAIRASGLPVWCRGRSPLTIKRRPGGRVGGTIRCGGVTVRTGDLVLADENGVLVLDPERAFALAEEALTLQEGEPAFIARLRRGERLADLYGLTREDLDR, encoded by the coding sequence ATGACCCTGGACCGGACAGGAACGAGCGAGGCGATGCACCGCCTCGCCGCGGTCGAGACCGCGACGATCGGGCATGTCCTCAGCCACGGCTTCATGGATCCGGCGATCCAGGGCCTGGGCGGGGAGGCCCGGATCTGCGGCCCGGCCGTCACGGTCGCCCTGCCGCCGGAGGGCGGCGCGGCCCTGGCCTGGGCCGTCTCGACGGCCCGGCGCGGCGACGTCCTGGTCGTCGACCGCCAGGGGGACGCATGCCACGCTTGCTGGGGCGCGGTGATGACCGAGGCGGCCCTCGCGGTGGGGCTTGCCGGAATCGTCATCGACGGTCCGGTGACCGACGCGGCCGCGATCCGCGCGAGCGGTCTGCCGGTCTGGTGCCGGGGCCGCTCCCCGCTGACGATCAAGCGCCGACCTGGCGGCCGCGTCGGCGGCACGATCCGCTGCGGCGGGGTCACGGTCCGGACGGGCGACCTCGTCCTCGCCGACGAGAACGGCGTGCTCGTGCTCGATCCCGAGCGTGCCTTCGCCCTCGCGGAGGAGGCGCTCACTCTTCAGGAGGGCGAGCCGGCATTCATCGCCCGCCTCCGGCGGGGCGAGCGCCTCGCCGACCTCTACGGCCTGACGCGCGAGGACCTCGACAGATGA
- the groL gene encoding chaperonin GroEL (60 kDa chaperone family; promotes refolding of misfolded polypeptides especially under stressful conditions; forms two stacked rings of heptamers to form a barrel-shaped 14mer; ends can be capped by GroES; misfolded proteins enter the barrel where they are refolded when GroES binds), protein MAAKDVRFSSDARERMLRGVDILANAVKVTLGPKGRNVVLEKSFGAPRITKDGVTVAKEIELADKFENMGAQMVREVASKTSDVAGDGTTTATVLAQAIVKEGAKYVAAGMNPMDLKRGIDLAVAAAVKDITGRARKVASSEEIAQVGTISANGDKDIGQMIAQAMQKVGNEGVITAEEAKTAETELDVVEGMQFDRGYLSPYFITNAEKMIAELEDPYILIHEKKLSSLQAMLPVLEAVVQTGKPLLIVAEDIEGEALATLVVNKLRGGLKVAAVKAPGFGDRRKAMLEDIAILTAGQMIAEDLGIKLENVTLPMLGRAKRVRIEKETTTIIDGAGEKADIEARVAQIKAQIEETTSDYDREKLQERLAKLAGGVAIIRVGGSTEVEVREKKDRVEDALHATRAAVEEGIVPGGGTALLRAKAAVAALNSDNSDVQSGIRIVLKALEAPIRQIAENAGVEGSIVVGQISDNTGSETYGFNAQTEEYEDMLQAGIVDPAKVVRTALQDAASVAGLLVTTEAMVADAPKKESPAPAMPGGGMGGMGGMDF, encoded by the coding sequence ATGGCTGCCAAGGACGTTCGTTTCTCTTCGGACGCGCGCGAGAGGATGCTGCGCGGCGTCGACATCCTGGCCAACGCCGTGAAGGTGACGCTCGGCCCGAAGGGCCGCAACGTGGTGCTCGAGAAGAGCTTCGGGGCGCCCCGCATCACCAAGGACGGCGTGACGGTCGCCAAAGAGATCGAGCTCGCCGACAAGTTCGAGAACATGGGCGCCCAGATGGTGCGCGAGGTGGCCTCGAAGACCAGCGACGTCGCCGGTGATGGCACCACCACGGCGACCGTGCTGGCCCAGGCCATCGTCAAGGAAGGCGCCAAGTACGTCGCCGCCGGCATGAACCCGATGGACCTCAAGCGCGGCATCGACCTCGCCGTCGCCGCCGCCGTGAAGGACATTACCGGCCGCGCCAGGAAGGTCGCCTCGTCGGAGGAGATCGCCCAGGTCGGCACGATCTCGGCCAATGGCGACAAGGACATCGGCCAGATGATCGCCCAGGCGATGCAGAAGGTCGGCAACGAGGGCGTGATCACGGCTGAGGAGGCCAAGACGGCCGAGACCGAGCTCGACGTGGTCGAGGGCATGCAGTTCGACCGCGGCTACCTGTCTCCGTACTTCATCACCAATGCGGAGAAGATGATCGCCGAGCTCGAGGATCCCTACATCCTGATCCACGAGAAGAAGCTGTCCTCGCTCCAGGCCATGCTGCCGGTGCTGGAGGCGGTGGTGCAGACCGGCAAGCCGCTGCTGATCGTGGCCGAGGACATCGAGGGCGAGGCGCTGGCCACGCTGGTGGTCAACAAGCTGCGCGGCGGGCTGAAGGTGGCGGCCGTGAAGGCGCCGGGCTTTGGCGACCGCCGCAAGGCGATGCTGGAGGACATCGCCATCCTGACCGCCGGGCAGATGATCGCGGAGGATCTCGGCATCAAGCTGGAGAACGTGACGCTGCCGATGCTCGGCCGGGCCAAGCGGGTGCGGATCGAGAAGGAGACCACCACGATCATCGATGGGGCCGGCGAGAAGGCGGACATCGAGGCGCGGGTGGCGCAGATCAAGGCGCAGATCGAGGAGACCACCTCGGACTACGACCGGGAGAAGCTGCAGGAGCGTCTGGCCAAGCTCGCGGGTGGTGTTGCGATCATCCGGGTCGGCGGCTCGACCGAGGTCGAGGTCAGGGAGAAGAAGGACCGCGTAGAGGACGCCCTTCACGCCACCCGCGCTGCGGTGGAAGAGGGGATTGTCCCGGGCGGCGGCACCGCGCTGCTGCGCGCCAAGGCGGCCGTAGCCGCGCTTAATAGCGACAACTCGGATGTCCAGTCTGGCATCAGGATCGTCCTGAAGGCCCTTGAGGCCCCGATCCGCCAGATCGCCGAGAACGCGGGCGTTGAGGGCTCGATCGTGGTTGGCCAGATCTCCGACAACACGGGCTCCGAGACCTACGGCTTCAACGCCCAGACCGAGGAGTACGAGGACATGCTCCAGGCCGGCATCGTCGATCCGGCCAAGGTGGTGCGCACGGCCCTGCAGGATGCAGCTTCGGTTGCCGGCCTGCTCGTTACGACTGAGGCGATGGTAGCGGATGCGCCGAAGAAGGAGAGCCCCGCTCCCGCGATGCCGGGCGGCGGAATGGGTGGCATGGGCGGCATGGACTTCTGA